The following are from one region of the Colias croceus chromosome 4, ilColCroc2.1 genome:
- the LOC123691360 gene encoding ankyrin repeat domain-containing protein 29 has protein sequence MSLKKESRTDVQFHLAALRGDCDRLRQLLDTGKVHIDSRDRDGTTPLILSAAMGHTECVQELLTQGADPACCRTTGTTALFFAAQGGFLDIARLLLDAGAAIDAPSADGGTPLFVACQCGHLPVVEELIHRGANVNSCMKDKATPLFIAAQNGHEEVCLALLSAGAAVDSARLDRATPLWIAAQCGHQRVARALLAAGADADRPRQDGATPLFKAAHKGHAAVVQELLKYKPDLGLLPNGQTALHGAAMFGQLACVRLLARRSPHIRNAHGHTPLAAAAAAGKRDVVAYLANLHS, from the exons aaagAATCTCGGACAGACGTGCAGTTTCATCTCGCGGCGCTGCGCGGAGACTGCGACAGGCTCAGACAGCTCTTGGATACCGGCAAAGTGCATATTGACTCCAGAGATCGG GACGGCACCACGCCGCTGATTCTGTCAGCCGCGATGGGGCACACGGAGTGCGTGCAAGAGCTGCTGACGCAAGGAGCCGACCCCGCGTGTTGCAGGACG ACAGGAACGACGGCGCTGTTCTTCGCGGCTCAAGGCGGGTTCCTTGACATCGCGAGGTTGCTGCTGGACGCCGGAGCCGCTATAGATGCCCCGTCTGCG GATGGCGGAACACCCTTATTCGTAGCCTGTCAGTGTGGGCACTTACCTGTCGTCGAAGAGTTGATACATAGAGGAGCTAACGTGAACTCTTGTATGAAG GACAAAGCCACTCCCCTGTTCATAGCGGCACAGAACGGGCACGAGGAGGTCTGCCTCGCGTTGCTGTCAGCAGGAGCAGCTGTGGACTCGGCCCGGTTGGACCGCGCCACGCCGCTGTGGATCGCGGCGCAGTGCGGACACCAGCGGGTCGCGCGGGCACTGCTCGCTGCGGGAGCCGACGCGGACCGACCGCGACAG GACGGTGCAACACCTCTATTCAAAGCTGCGCACAAGGGTCATGCAGCGGTCGTACAGGAGCTGCTGAAGTATAAACCTGACTTAGGATTGTTGCCG AACGGTCAAACAGCCCTGCACGGTGCGGCCATGTTCGGGCAGCTCGCCTGTGTCCGTCTGTTAGCTCGCCGCTCGCCGCACATCCGCAACGCGCACGGACACACGCCATTAGCGGCTGCTGCTGCTGCCGGGAAACGGGATGTAGTCGCTTATCTCGCTAATTTGCACTCGTGA
- the LOC123691453 gene encoding lymphokine-activated killer T-cell-originated protein kinase homolog produces MSEFKTPVKSKLMSDGGEKREITIPPSPFLNRLGYGTGVSVMQLVRSPKAGQMRSPWALKMLNKRVKPNKVYTERLQAEAELLQRMSHPNIVGFRAFSKTKILYLGMEACDLSLGDMIEKRVEDGLDAFPPNNIIKVALDIGSALDYLHTKMQILHGDMKSYNILVNGDFVVCKLCDFGVTLPLNEDGVFDKENAGKKVYYGTEAWSAPEVLEGDEISSKTDIWPLGLTLWEMMSLQPPHTQIDENFDESLEFDDSYVDNNFELYGTRPAIPATISVEEYNEPIALFQACTETEPSRRPSAEQLAAVAMNMMNK; encoded by the exons ATGTCTGAATTCAAAACGCCAGTGAAGAGCAAATTAATGAGTGATGGTGGTGAAAAACGAGAAATAACAATTCCTCCATCACCTTTCCTGAACAGACTCGGTTATGGAAcag gcGTATCAGTAATGCAACTGGTGCGATCACCAAAAGCCGGCCAGATGAGATCACCATGGGCATTGAAGATGTTAAATAAGCGAGTGAAACCCAACAAAGTGTACACAGAACGGCTCCAGGCGGAAGCTGAGTTATTACAAAGAATGTCACATCCCAATATTGTGGGTTTTCGGGCGTTTAGCAAAACCAAGATCCTTTACTTGGGTATGGAAGCCTGTGATCTTTCGTTGGGAGATATGATTGAAAAGAGAGTTGAAGATGGATTGGATGCATTTCcaccaaataatattataaag GTGGCCTTAGACATAGGAAGCGCGTTAGACTACCTTCACACAAAGATGCAGATCCTCCACGGAGACATGAAGTCCTACAATATATTGGTGAATGGTGACTTTGTTGTTTGCAAGCTGTGTGACTTTGGGGTCACATTACCACTTAATGAAGATGGAGTTTTTGATAAGGAGAATGCTGGCAAGAAAGTGTATTATG gTACAGAAGCATGGAGTGCCCCAGAGGTGCTGGAAGGTGACGAGATCAGCAGCAAGACAGACATCTGGCCGCTAGGACTCACTCTGTGGGAGATGATGTCCCTGCAGCCTCCGCACACACAGATTGATGAGAATTTCGATGAGAGTCTAGAGTTCGATGATAGCTATGtggataataattttgaattgtatG gTACACGGCCAGCGATTCCAGCAACCATATCTGTAGAGGAGTACAATGAGCCCATCGCACTGTTCCAAGCTTGCACAGAGACGGAACCATCACGCAGACCCTCTGCAGAACAGCTGGCGGCTGTCGCTATGAATATGATGAACAAATAG
- the LOC123691452 gene encoding probable cyclin-dependent serine/threonine-protein kinase DDB_G0292550, protein MSLCNTFRLFALSLAIVLSLIDTPADTFTISRQGDFHDAIEDLDQEESIRLEVRDDFTRPNDNADPSRLLVSETETKEVLTIPATTAHDQTSENSFGTTKLLELATDETSTAQEKVSDSTEIKTNESTENIGAFTTVSTINDDHINKSIYEKYGHISQNVTLSQEQTTPSWKKYTTISRKPISNHKMSENRSEEMITDETGSPLQDSKQGDIPSLNQIKSFLSFFKSDAQNDTISSKEVTDQSAIDNLGQTQQNTPPSTDKETPATVESKRGGFLDFSLKSLFEDNDDKKDSSQELNTQRPKNRKLSWRIGSRYRSKEDSSGEKQGRLRFRFRNDDDKNNNDRKKDKNEIKTIQESQEEINTKNKDTDYKEETNKNSNNNNEKNNDERQKESSADSKSKNKSKEQRTEENINSDVKEKSRDRNGSKTDQQILKEWQEFDQKQGRKDNIKIKESIEVVFDDNKNNDKDSKNKEYLQSLQMDSKDTSRESNKKENSMIENIKPYREEKEQVLNIWKIDSKEDYDRYRSRQGNEKGISKGRDNDRRSDNKGEYRNRENQSSEKAVNEKNEDRYLSRTRNEKERDNDRRNEKSERYKEERNHNNKNSEKIINEKDESRSDNNDRRKENSRIEDRDKNIRNERPDKYNEERYRDNKSTEKIMNDKDGDRSRSRLRNKDEESNSNNRRKENSRDRDNNRRNENSRDRDNNRRNENSKEIIRDNKSSERIMNEKDESRSRSRSRNEEEASNSNNRRKESSRNEDRDNNRRSERPEKKKDENRSQSRSRDDEESTGTYRRNENSRSRENERIPSQSRNDNEKENYNRKFESTDKIDKKLQEYNIGKSNTERNRGDVIRQKGDTIKTVEINKSTLKIDVDTVNKIPPQTTIQEEFNNKSNQDEGSEFKQYKQAPMLDEYSKKFLSTIEEEDESETQGPTVIENENVTSKTKQTEQQNIVAVKYPSDFKLNDMETTQNLEPNEPYKLTSISIPNSNEEIKDKENDGVYLTTQNDSKSKISSTPDYKIRDYSRIVFKDDKDEERKEGNKYEKQTTFQPYPTLSEERTPENGEYGNKQINVKQTGTFIQMNEDDIREEFLKEDRINNYEENRERYQGDPVETTTMPQSTIPVKIYEVSKPVVKDTSDEKLSVKPLSILEKLKTTILYPVSPNYKPPKKIEVQPPKTFVRDPDDNSWRNESLSSLGIVFNPKNSSKPFTQVLKNKTETEWNNLLERSNKNETPDLRERLEKIAEIRKTKKKKTDAFGNVYYNDYEDGNSKENVLSNENYSSVSTESYRTSTTKLITEITTTTPRPTTTISTQATTTKTTQAPTTVQAQIDTTTTKPKATTEKTKKVFNVAEYYDSSDEDDADYLSLAKLDLKKYTVPIQSTTEVNTPPPWPVTNNRYVHNKHDDRQPTLQYFPPLTTQKATFKNKGYDDYNHKMNAYTDAAPPTNVLPVSYPKKTTSLPKARKENMFTPTLKSTFRNSFTTKPFQYEKDVYITPAPEINAGKDAYTFVTDDGSFNKASDVIKNYRDFLNAVAKDHEEDKNVDYIQYTKIPTQGVTLNDAFMPQTKTKPDIPENYDYDTDYKKDVLQRFVHNFNENSERFKSNLPLLYNNSIIHSELHGEHGRDVASSRAYLSRLLTRPAGDCENNSTVELSPAYELHYYVPEQEEKEELDPKSVTLPYQYQL, encoded by the exons ATGTCACTGTGTAACACTTTCAG GTTATTCGCGTTAAGCTTGGCCATTGTGTTGTCTCTCATTGACACACCCGCGGATACGTTTACAATTAGTCGGCAAGGTGATTTTCACGACGCTATTGAGGACCTTGATCAAGAAGAAAGTATTAGATTAGAAGTTAGAGATGATTTTACGCGGCCGAATGACAATGCAGATCCTAGTAGGCTCTTAGTAAGTGAAACTGAGACAAAAGAAGTCCTTACCATACCTGCGACAACTGCTCATGATCAAACGTCGGAAAATAGTTTTGGTACAACGAAGCTGTTAGAATTGGCAACAGATGAAACTTCGACGGCGCAAGAAAAAGTATCTGATAGCACCGAGATAAAAACAAACGAATCAACTGAAAACATTGGAGCATTCACTACAGTATCAACAATAAATGATgatcatattaataaaagtatataCGAAAAATACGGGCATATATCACAAAATGTTACTTTATCCCAGGAGCAGACTACTCCGTCTTGGAAGAAGTATACAACTATAAGCAGAAAGCCCATAAGTAATCACAAAATGTCAGAAAATAGATCTGAGGAAATGATAACAGACGAAACGGGTAGTCCACTACAAGATTCTAAACAAGGAGACATACCATCCCTTAATCAAATCAAAAgttttctttcatttttcaaatcagatgCTCAAAATGACACAATTTCTAGTAAAGAGGTAACAGATCAATCTGCGATTGACAATCTCGGACAAACACAACAAAACACACCACCGTCTACTGACAAAGAAACACCTGCTACGGTTGAATCTAAACGCGGCGGATTTTTAGATTTCTCGTTAAAATCCTTATTTGAAGACAACGACGACAAAAAGGATAGTTCACAAGAGCTAAACACCCAGAGACCTAAGAATAGGAAATTAAGTTGGCGGATTGGATCGAGATATCGAAGTAAAGAAGATAGTTCAGGTGAAAAACAAGGTAGGCTCAGGTTTAGATTTAGGAACGATGATGATAAGAATAACAATGATCgtaagaaagataaaaatgaaattaaaactatccaAGAAAGTCAAGAGGaaatcaatacaaaaaataaggaTACCGACTATAAGGaggaaacaaacaaaaattctaataataataacgaaAAAAACAACGATGAAAGACAGAAAGAATCATCAGCGGATTccaaaagtaaaaataagagCAAAGAACAGCGCACTGAAGAGAACATAAATAGCGATGTTAAAGAAAAATCCCGTGATAGAAATGGCTCTAAGACTGATCAGCAAATATTGAAAGAATGGCAAGAATTTGATCAAAAGCAAGGAAgaaaagataatataaaaataaaagaatctatagaagtagtttttgatgacaataaaaataacgataaagattcaaaaaacaaagaaTACCTCCAATCGCTCCAAATGGATAGTAAAGATACTTCACGAGAAagcaataaaaaagaaaacagcatgatagaaaatattaaaccatacagagaagaAAAAGAACAGGTTTTAAATATATGGAAAATTGATTCTAAAGAAGATTATGATCGATATCGATCCCGACAAGGAAATGAAAAAGGAATTTCAAAAGGCAGGGATAATGACAGAAGAAGCGATAATAAAGGTGAATACAGAAATCGTGAAAATCAGAGTTCAGAAAAAGCGGTAAATGAGAAAAATGAGGACAGATATCTATCTCGTACGAGAAATGAAAAAGAAAGAGATAATGACCGACGAAATGAGAAATCTGAAAgatataaagaggaaagaaatcataataataaaaattctgagaaaataataaacgaaAAAGATGAATCAAGATCTGATAATAATGATAGACGGAAAGAAAATTCCAGAATTGAAGATAGAGATAAGAACATAAGAAATGAAAGACCAGACAAATATAACGAGGAAAGATATCGTGATAACAAAAGTACTGAAAAGATAATGAACGACAAAGATGGAGATAGATCTCGTTCTCGTTTAAGAAACAAAGATGAGGAGTCTAATAGTAATAATAGAAGGAAAGAAAATTCTAGGGACAGAGACAATAACAGAAGAAATGAAAATTCTAGGGACAGAGATAACAATAGAAGAAATGAAAATTCTAAGGAAATTATTCGTGATAATAAAAGTTCTGAAAGGATTATGAACGAGAAAGATGAATCCAGATCTCGCTCTCGCTCACGAAATGAAGAGGAAGCATCTAATAGTAACAACAGAAGGAAAGAAAGTTCTAGAAATGAAGATCGAGATAACAATAGAAGAAGTGAAAGGCcagaaaaaaagaaagacgAAAATAGATCTCAATCTCGTTCGAGAGACGACGAAGAATCGACTGGTACGTACAGAAGGAATGAAAATTCTAGAAGCAGGGAAAACGAAAGAATTCCTTCTCAATCAAGAAATGacaatgaaaaagaaaattataacagaaaatttgAATCAACCGATAAAATAGACAAAAAGTTgcaagaatataatattggaAAAAGTAACACGGAAAGGAACAGAGGCGACGTGATAAGACAAAAAGGAGATACCATCAAAACtgttgaaattaataaaagtacatTAAAAATCGATGTCGATACAGTTAACAAGATACCACCCCAAACCACAATTCAAgaagaatttaataataaatcaaaccaAGACGAAGGAAGTGAGTTTAAGCAATATAAACAAGCACCGATGTTAGATGAATATAGCAAAAAGTTCCTATCAACGATTGAAGAAGAGGATGAATCTGAGACACAGGGTCCAACTGTAATCGAAAATGAAAACGTCACTTCTAAAACAAAGCAGACAGAACAGCAAAACATTGTTGCAGTGAAGTATCCTTCTGATTTTAAGTTGAACGACATGGAAACGACACAAAATTTAGAACCCAATGaaccttataaattaacaTCTATTTCTATTCCTAATtcaaatgaagaaataaaagacaaaGAAAATGATGGTGTTTATCTAACGACGCAAAACGATTCGAAATCTAAGATCTCATCAACTCCTGATTATAAAATTCGAGATTATAGTAGAATTGTCTTTAAGGACGATAAAGATGAAGAACGTAAGGAAGGCAATAAGTACGAGAAACAAACAACATTCCAACCTTATCCCACACTGTCTGAGGAACGCACACCTGAAAATGGTGAATAtggaaataaacaaattaatgttaaacaAACAGGAACTTTTATACAAATG AATGAAGATGATATAAGAGAAGAGTTTTTAAAAGAAGataggataaataattatgaggAAAATAGAGAGAGGTATCAAGGAGATCCTGTTGAAACTACAACAATGCCGCAATCTACAATTCCGGTTAAAATCTATGAAGTTAGTAAGCCAGTTGTGAAAGATACAAGTGATGAAAAATTAAGTGTTAAACCATTGAGTATACTAGAAAAGttaaaaactacaattttGTATCCCGTAAGTCCAAACTATAAACCCCCCAAAAAAATAGAAGTGCAGCCGCCCAAAACTTTTGTAAGAGACCCCGATGATAACAGTTGGCGAAATGAAAGCCTCAGTTCACTGGGAATTGTTTTCAATCCGAAGAACTCCTCAAAACCTTTCACtcaagtcttaaaaaataagacTGAGACGGAATGGAACAATTTGCTTGAGAGATCAAACAAAAACGAGACGCCGGATCTAAGAGAAAGATTGGAAAAAATAGCAGAGATAAGAAAAACAAAGAAGAAAAAGACAGACGCATTtggtaatgtttattataatgattatgAAGATGGAAATTCAAAAGAAAACGTTTTATCAAACGAAAACTACTCATCTGTCTCCACGGAATCATACAGAACATCCACAACAAAGTTAATAACGGAAATTACAACTACAACACCGAGACCTACGACTACCATAAGCACTCAAGCTACTACAACAAAGACCACTCAAGCTCCTACTACCGTACAGGCACAAATCGATACTACAACTACCAAACCAAAAGCTACGACTGAGAAAACAAAGAAAGTGTTTAATGTTGCGGAATATTATGATTCCTCAGACGAAGACGACGCGGACTACTTGTCGTTGGCCAAATTAGATTTGAAAAAGTATACCGTTCCAATCCAGAGTACCACAGAGGTCAATACTCCCCCGCCTTGGCCCGTAACTAACAACAGATATGTTCATAACAAACATGATGATAGACAACCCACTCTTCAATATTTCCCACCTTTGACTACGCAGAAGGCTACGTTTAAAAACAAGGGATATGACGATTACAACCATAAAATGAATGCTTATACGGATGCCGCTCCGCCAACAAATGTTCTTCCAGTTTCCTATCCAAAGAAAACAACTTCTCTACCGAAAGCTCGCAAGGAAAATATGTTTACTCCAACTTTAAAAAGTACTTTTAGAAACTCTTTTACAACAAAACCATTCCAATATGAGAAAGATGTCTACATAACACCCGCTCCTGAAATAAATGCAGGCAAAGATGCGTATACGTTCGTCACCGACGATGGAAGCTTCAACAAGGCATCTGATGTCATAAAGAATTACAGAGACTTTTTAAATGCCGTGGCAAAAGATCACGAGGAAGATAAAAATGTAGATTATATTCAATATACGAAAATTCCAACTCAAGGTGTAACATTGAATGATGCTTTTATGccacaaacaaaaacaaagcCAGATATTCCCGAAAATTATGACTATGATACTGATTACAAAAAAGACGTGTTGCAACGATTCGTGCATAATTTCAACGAAAATAGCGAAAGATTCAAATCGAATTTACCGCTCTTGTACAACAACAGTATTATCCACAGCGAATTACACGGAGAGCACGGCAGAGATGTCGCTTCGTCAAGGGCTTACTTGAGCCGACTTCTGACTCGACCCGCCGGCGACTGTGAGAACAACTCCACGGTGGAACTTTCCCCGGCCTACGAGCTGCACTACTACGTGCCGGAGCAGGAAGAGAAAGAAGAATTAGACCCCAAGTCGGTCACGCTACCGTACCAATACCAGTTGTAA